One Idiomarina loihiensis L2TR genomic window carries:
- the trmB gene encoding tRNA (guanosine(46)-N7)-methyltransferase TrmB — protein MSHFKSAEEAAAAGKYVRTVRSFVKREGRLTKGQAAAIERLWPTVGLTLENGRLDLAMVFGREAPVTLEIGFGMGHSLVEMAANAPERDFIGIEVHEPGVGACLMAAEEAGVENFRVFHEDAVEVLKQCIPDNSLNCVQIFFPDPWHKKRHHKRRIVQPEFVKLLIQKIETGGVIHLATDWENYAEHMLEVLNDEPRLTNLSSSGDYVPRPENRPKTKFERRGEGKGHGVWDLQFKTNKSATLLG, from the coding sequence ATGAGCCATTTTAAAAGTGCCGAAGAAGCCGCCGCTGCAGGCAAATACGTGAGAACAGTGCGCAGCTTTGTGAAAAGAGAAGGAAGGCTGACCAAAGGCCAGGCGGCGGCTATTGAACGTCTATGGCCAACCGTTGGACTAACGCTGGAAAATGGACGACTGGATCTTGCTATGGTCTTCGGCCGTGAAGCCCCGGTAACGCTGGAAATTGGTTTTGGTATGGGGCATTCACTAGTTGAGATGGCAGCTAATGCTCCCGAACGTGACTTTATTGGTATAGAAGTGCATGAACCCGGTGTAGGTGCTTGCCTTATGGCGGCAGAGGAAGCAGGGGTGGAAAACTTTCGGGTGTTTCATGAAGACGCGGTCGAAGTATTAAAACAATGCATTCCGGATAATAGCCTGAACTGTGTTCAAATTTTCTTTCCCGACCCCTGGCATAAGAAGCGTCACCATAAACGCCGCATTGTGCAGCCTGAGTTTGTGAAATTATTAATTCAGAAAATTGAGACTGGCGGAGTCATTCATCTTGCAACAGACTGGGAAAACTACGCAGAGCATATGCTGGAAGTTCTGAATGACGAACCCCGGTTAACCAATTTGTCGTCTTCAGGTGACTACGTACCACGTCCTGAGAACCGCCCAAAAACCAAGTTTGAACGCCGGGGCGAAGGAAAAGGCCATGGCGTTTGGGATCTTCAGTTTAAAACCAATAAATCTGCCACGCTTCTGGGTTAA
- a CDS encoding OmpA family protein has product MKTLNLITISLLTAGLTAPVFAQQTEVEQNDFYLGARLGAFSADDDRVAVKNGQVFSVDDGFKTITSGVEAGMMFTEAWEARIYYDYMEADLVGAGDAYGDSYGVDALYHFNNNFYAGLGVNNTEIGDVTDVAARVTLGHRSFITDNLAWRVEGGAQRGWEEDYTEMFANVGLQWFFGGRDTSPEPRTRPEPRPEPQQAAPEPESKPVDSDGDGVVDSKDKCANTPKNYSVDETGCILYENETITEELLVEFDLNSSNIRSGERSDIKDMAEFMKEHPQLDITIHGHTDSTGEAKYNQWLSERRAEAVANALVKQHGIEKSRVDFKGHGESQPKVRENSAADRQENRRIEATLKVVNRVPKTR; this is encoded by the coding sequence ATGAAAACCTTAAATCTAATCACTATATCTTTGCTAACCGCTGGATTAACCGCTCCAGTTTTTGCACAACAAACTGAGGTTGAGCAAAACGACTTTTATCTGGGCGCGCGTTTAGGCGCATTTTCTGCCGACGATGATCGTGTTGCGGTAAAAAATGGTCAAGTATTCTCTGTTGATGACGGTTTCAAAACCATTACTTCAGGCGTTGAAGCCGGCATGATGTTTACTGAGGCATGGGAAGCCCGCATTTATTATGACTACATGGAAGCCGATCTGGTTGGCGCAGGCGACGCCTACGGCGACAGCTACGGTGTTGATGCGCTATACCACTTCAACAACAACTTTTATGCTGGTTTAGGTGTAAACAACACTGAAATTGGTGATGTGACGGATGTTGCTGCGCGAGTCACGCTTGGTCATCGTAGCTTTATAACCGATAATCTGGCCTGGCGTGTGGAAGGTGGAGCTCAGCGTGGTTGGGAAGAAGACTACACAGAAATGTTCGCAAACGTTGGTTTGCAATGGTTCTTTGGTGGTCGCGATACCAGCCCTGAACCAAGAACACGTCCAGAGCCACGTCCGGAGCCTCAACAAGCGGCACCTGAGCCGGAGTCTAAACCTGTAGATTCTGATGGTGATGGCGTTGTTGATTCAAAAGACAAATGTGCCAATACACCTAAAAATTACTCAGTAGATGAGACTGGTTGTATTCTTTATGAAAACGAGACCATTACTGAAGAGTTGCTGGTAGAGTTTGACTTAAACTCTTCGAACATCCGCAGTGGTGAACGGTCAGACATTAAGGATATGGCGGAGTTCATGAAAGAGCATCCACAGTTGGATATCACTATTCACGGACATACGGACAGCACGGGCGAAGCGAAATATAACCAGTGGTTGTCTGAGCGTCGCGCAGAAGCTGTTGCCAACGCACTTGTTAAGCAACATGGTATTGAGAAGAGCCGCGTTGACTTTAAAGGTCACGGTGAATCTCAACCAAAAGTTCGTGAGAACAGCGCTGCTGACAGACAGGAAAACCGTCGCATAGAAGCAACATTGAAAGTCGTAAACCGGGTACCTAAAACTCGTTAA
- the mutY gene encoding A/G-specific adenine glycosylase — MTQTFSSQVLNWFQQYGRKHLPWQKNVTPYRVWVSEIMLQQTQVTTVIPYFERFMATFPTVQELASAPQDKVLNLWTGLGYYARARNLHKTAKLVCTEYNGEFPKKVHELEQLPGVGRSTAGAIRSLGHGEYAPILDGNVKRVLARHFAVSGWPGKADVLKQLWQLSEQLTPKQDSGAYNQAMMDIGAMICTRSKPLCEQCPVNSTCIARATDTIAQYPGKKPKKIKPVKTTHMLLFRHNHQFLLEKRPQSGIWGGLWCFPQCDEETDIPSLAQQYGVTELARQQLTPFRHTFSHFHLDCKPLLIDVAPSEILLNEAQHLWVKADTNQDLGFAAPTVKLMEQLTTK; from the coding sequence TTGACTCAGACATTTAGCTCACAGGTTCTCAATTGGTTTCAGCAATACGGGCGCAAGCATCTGCCATGGCAGAAAAACGTCACGCCCTATCGCGTCTGGGTGTCAGAAATTATGCTGCAACAAACCCAGGTCACTACCGTTATTCCGTACTTCGAACGTTTTATGGCAACCTTTCCTACGGTTCAGGAACTGGCCTCAGCCCCACAAGACAAAGTATTGAATTTATGGACTGGATTAGGCTATTACGCAAGAGCCCGGAACCTTCATAAAACCGCAAAACTTGTTTGCACTGAATATAACGGTGAATTTCCAAAAAAAGTTCATGAACTCGAACAATTACCTGGGGTTGGCCGCTCAACAGCGGGTGCAATTCGCTCTCTTGGACATGGTGAGTACGCGCCTATTTTAGATGGCAACGTTAAGCGTGTATTAGCACGCCATTTTGCTGTTTCTGGCTGGCCTGGTAAGGCAGATGTTTTGAAGCAGCTGTGGCAACTGAGCGAACAGTTGACCCCGAAGCAAGACTCCGGCGCATACAATCAGGCAATGATGGATATCGGTGCAATGATTTGCACTCGCAGTAAACCGCTTTGCGAGCAATGCCCTGTCAATAGCACCTGTATTGCCAGAGCAACGGACACAATAGCACAGTATCCGGGAAAGAAGCCGAAAAAGATTAAACCAGTAAAAACAACCCACATGCTGCTTTTTCGGCATAATCATCAGTTCTTGCTGGAGAAGCGCCCCCAGTCTGGTATATGGGGCGGGCTTTGGTGCTTTCCACAATGTGATGAGGAAACGGACATTCCTTCCTTAGCCCAACAATACGGTGTCACTGAACTGGCAAGACAGCAACTGACACCTTTTCGTCATACTTTTAGTCACTTCCACCTGGATTGCAAGCCTCTGCTGATTGATGTCGCTCCCTCTGAGATTTTACTCAACGAAGCTCAACATTTATGGGTAAAGGCTGATACCAATCAGGACTTGGGCTTTGCTGCACCAACCGTTAAACTGATGGAGCAGTTAACTACTAAATAG
- a CDS encoding oxidative damage protection protein, translating to MSRTVFCEHFQKEAEGLDFQLYPGELGERIFNHISKDAWAEWQKKQTMLINEKRLNMMDPTDREFLEKQMTAFLFEGKAPEIEGYTPPES from the coding sequence ATGAGCCGCACTGTATTTTGTGAGCATTTTCAAAAAGAAGCCGAAGGCCTCGATTTTCAACTCTACCCCGGCGAGCTGGGCGAGCGTATTTTTAACCATATATCAAAAGACGCCTGGGCTGAGTGGCAAAAGAAGCAGACCATGCTGATAAACGAAAAACGGTTAAACATGATGGATCCGACTGATCGTGAGTTTCTTGAAAAGCAGATGACAGCCTTTTTATTCGAAGGAAAAGCCCCTGAAATTGAAGGCTACACCCCACCAGAGAGTTAA
- the proB gene encoding glutamate 5-kinase, producing the protein MKAPSWRRAVLKVGSALIAPDETGVSTKYLLPIARFINECRERGQEVVLVSSGSVAAGRKHFNFEHKKVPVAVRKAMSAVGQNEMMGYWSRFFDSPCAQLLMTHSDLRDRARYVSIKNTLNRLLEHDILPVVNENDALATDEMKVGDNDNLSAMIATLVDADALFICSDIDGLYDSDPNLNPDAKKIPVVEQIDESIYSLAGGSVSSVGTGGMRTKVEAAEKATSHGIDTYIVNGRKGETFESLLQGDIPGTLFRRQSDPISNKKHWLRHTLVAQGEILVDEGAEKALIENGASLLSSGIVDVQGDFDRGDAVLVRSANDTDAIAKGICQYSAHELMHIKGQQTEDIAEKFGYSPITEVIHRDDLMILEDS; encoded by the coding sequence ATGAAAGCGCCATCCTGGCGAAGAGCCGTACTGAAAGTGGGGAGTGCGCTCATCGCGCCAGATGAAACTGGGGTTAGCACCAAATACCTATTACCCATAGCTCGTTTTATTAACGAGTGCCGAGAACGCGGGCAAGAAGTTGTCTTAGTCTCGTCAGGCAGCGTTGCTGCCGGCCGCAAACATTTTAACTTTGAACACAAGAAAGTACCGGTTGCTGTGCGTAAAGCAATGTCCGCAGTCGGTCAAAATGAAATGATGGGTTACTGGTCACGCTTTTTCGATTCCCCCTGCGCCCAGTTGCTTATGACCCACAGTGACTTACGCGACCGAGCTCGCTACGTCAGCATTAAAAACACCCTAAACAGATTGTTAGAGCACGACATTTTACCGGTGGTAAATGAGAACGATGCTCTTGCTACTGACGAAATGAAAGTGGGTGATAACGACAACTTGTCGGCCATGATCGCGACTTTGGTTGATGCCGACGCGCTGTTTATTTGTTCAGACATCGACGGTCTGTATGACTCAGATCCGAACCTGAATCCGGACGCGAAAAAAATACCGGTGGTTGAACAAATTGACGAAAGCATTTATTCGCTTGCCGGTGGTTCAGTAAGTTCCGTCGGTACCGGGGGAATGCGCACTAAAGTTGAGGCGGCAGAAAAAGCTACTTCACACGGTATCGATACTTACATAGTTAACGGTCGTAAGGGTGAAACTTTTGAATCGTTACTACAGGGGGACATCCCCGGCACATTATTCCGTCGCCAATCTGATCCAATTAGCAATAAAAAGCATTGGTTAAGACATACTCTGGTTGCCCAGGGTGAAATATTGGTTGATGAAGGTGCTGAGAAAGCATTAATTGAGAACGGTGCCTCACTACTGAGTTCAGGCATTGTTGATGTACAAGGTGACTTTGATCGCGGTGACGCCGTGCTGGTTCGCAGCGCCAACGATACTGACGCTATCGCAAAAGGTATTTGTCAGTACAGCGCACATGAACTGATGCATATTAAAGGGCAGCAAACGGAAGATATAGCGGAGAAATTTGGCTATAGCCCAATTACGGAAGTTATTCACCGCGACGATCTAATGATTTTGGAGGATTCATGA
- a CDS encoding glutamate-5-semialdehyde dehydrogenase gives MSQQLAKEISQRAAKAARAVATLSETDKNAVLQKMADAIRARQDKIIEVNKKDLATGKEKGLSDAMMDRLELTPERVEGMASAIEEIIALKDPVGDSYVLDERPNGMKIEKMRIPLGVICMIYEARPNVTADAGALCFKSGNAVILRCGREAIESSKAIAEALHEALEASNLPKDVITVVPTPDRELMTELLQQKDYIDLVIPRGGEGLIHFVSDTSKIPVIQHYKGVCHLYVDKDADLDKALAILLNGKTQRTGVCNALEGLLVHQDVADKFLPMAAKALAEKDVTIHADKRSVSYFDGADEIADDAFGEEYLALEIAVRTVDNYEGAIEHIQEFGSGHTEVIITENDETAKRFIREVDSAVTMANVSSRFSDGGQLGLGAEIGISTSKLHAYGPMGLEALTTEKFVVTGNGQVRD, from the coding sequence ATGAGCCAGCAACTAGCAAAAGAAATTTCGCAACGCGCCGCAAAAGCGGCACGCGCTGTAGCAACCTTATCGGAAACGGACAAAAACGCCGTACTTCAAAAAATGGCTGACGCTATTCGCGCACGTCAGGATAAGATTATTGAAGTAAATAAAAAAGATTTGGCCACAGGCAAAGAAAAAGGCCTAAGCGACGCTATGATGGATCGCCTGGAATTAACGCCAGAGCGTGTCGAAGGCATGGCTTCTGCCATTGAAGAGATCATTGCATTGAAAGATCCTGTAGGCGACAGCTACGTTCTCGATGAGCGCCCTAACGGCATGAAAATTGAGAAAATGCGTATTCCTCTCGGCGTTATCTGCATGATTTATGAAGCACGTCCGAATGTCACAGCTGACGCTGGAGCGCTATGCTTTAAGTCTGGTAACGCAGTAATTTTACGTTGTGGCCGGGAAGCCATTGAGAGCAGTAAAGCCATTGCTGAAGCCTTGCACGAAGCTTTAGAAGCCAGCAATCTACCTAAAGACGTTATCACCGTGGTGCCAACACCTGACCGCGAACTGATGACTGAACTTCTGCAACAGAAAGACTATATCGATCTGGTTATTCCTCGCGGCGGTGAAGGTCTGATTCACTTCGTTAGCGATACCAGCAAAATCCCAGTCATTCAACATTACAAAGGTGTTTGCCACCTGTATGTGGATAAAGACGCAGACCTTGATAAAGCTCTGGCAATTTTACTTAACGGTAAAACTCAGCGTACCGGCGTTTGTAATGCGCTCGAAGGTCTACTGGTTCATCAGGACGTTGCTGATAAGTTCTTGCCTATGGCTGCTAAGGCTCTGGCAGAGAAAGACGTAACCATCCACGCCGATAAGCGTTCAGTAAGCTACTTTGATGGCGCTGATGAGATTGCAGACGATGCTTTTGGTGAAGAATACCTGGCTCTTGAGATTGCGGTTCGCACCGTCGACAACTACGAAGGTGCTATTGAGCATATTCAGGAGTTTGGTAGCGGTCATACCGAAGTTATTATCACTGAAAACGATGAAACCGCTAAGCGTTTCATTCGTGAAGTAGATTCAGCCGTTACCATGGCAAATGTCTCTTCTCGCTTCTCTGATGGCGGCCAGTTAGGTTTGGGTGCTGAAATTGGTATCTCCACCAGCAAGCTGCACGCATACGGACCAATGGGTCTTGAGGCACTAACAACTGAAAAATTCGTGGTGACCGGTAACGGTCAGGTTCGCGACTGA
- a CDS encoding 3-deoxy-D-manno-octulosonic acid kinase, with amino-acid sequence MQLWIYGVLIRLVTPAVFVWLWLRGGKDSRYRQNWSERLALGSVDKKQHGCLVIHSVSVGETLAAKRLIEQLLRQEPGQKILITCMTPTARELIQQHFADTVSCRYWPIDSPGAAKRFVRKFKPKAVWVMETELWPQMLNQFSKANIPVALLNARLSARSAAGYRRFHWLMKKVWKQLTLVSVQNKETARRMKVLGVPDSVLFVDGNLKYDIELSVTDIEKALLWRQSCASRHVWLASSSHPGEHELLLEAHKLIQQDLSNSCLIIAPRHPEQFEVVAKMIRESGLKLARRSESNAIPEDCDVFLADSMGEMMLWGQLASASFVGGSIIERGGHNPLEVIAAGSNVMSGRHVFNFPQVYGELAKAGAVQWVNNAGEIKQAVELMQQTAVMKAQHEAAKSVLQTHQGATLRVLKRALEYTLTGSGMIKTEQSPQGLIRYDSDIFETIEDKHFTAQYWQQQKSIAGNSTGRATVWFIQQGDLGLLLRHYYRGGLVGKINKDRFLREPAEKSRAIHEFDLLLKLREIGLPVPRPVAARMEKTAVFSYKADILVEVIPGAVDVFRLLREKKLSAELWQKLGSVIKELHDTGVYHSDLNCHNLMLDDKDKAWIVDFDKCDFRENGDWKEANIQRLLRSLRKEKEKNETFYWKESRDWPELLTGYRR; translated from the coding sequence ATGCAATTGTGGATCTACGGAGTATTAATACGGCTGGTCACTCCAGCCGTTTTTGTCTGGTTGTGGCTACGCGGCGGAAAAGACAGTCGCTACCGTCAGAACTGGTCAGAACGGCTTGCGCTGGGCTCTGTTGATAAAAAACAGCACGGCTGTTTGGTTATTCATAGTGTTTCCGTTGGTGAAACCTTAGCGGCGAAACGGTTAATCGAGCAGCTTTTGCGTCAGGAGCCAGGTCAAAAAATACTCATTACCTGTATGACACCAACGGCCCGGGAACTTATCCAGCAGCATTTTGCCGACACTGTTAGTTGTCGCTACTGGCCGATAGATAGTCCGGGTGCCGCGAAGCGTTTTGTGCGTAAGTTTAAACCTAAAGCCGTGTGGGTAATGGAAACCGAGCTTTGGCCGCAAATGTTGAACCAATTTTCCAAAGCGAATATTCCTGTCGCATTGTTAAACGCGCGACTTTCGGCTCGCTCAGCGGCAGGTTATCGGCGTTTTCATTGGTTGATGAAGAAGGTCTGGAAACAACTGACACTGGTTTCCGTTCAGAATAAAGAAACGGCGCGCAGAATGAAGGTTTTAGGTGTCCCCGATAGTGTGCTTTTTGTGGACGGAAACCTAAAATACGACATTGAGCTTTCTGTCACAGATATTGAGAAGGCTCTGTTGTGGCGGCAAAGCTGTGCGTCGCGACATGTGTGGCTTGCCAGTAGCAGTCATCCGGGCGAGCATGAGCTGCTGTTAGAGGCACATAAACTGATTCAACAGGACTTATCCAATTCCTGTCTTATCATTGCCCCGCGACACCCTGAGCAATTTGAGGTGGTAGCAAAAATGATACGGGAGTCCGGGCTTAAGCTTGCCCGCAGAAGCGAGAGTAATGCGATACCTGAAGATTGTGATGTCTTTCTTGCTGACAGCATGGGCGAAATGATGCTTTGGGGGCAATTAGCCTCGGCGAGCTTTGTCGGCGGAAGTATTATTGAGCGAGGCGGGCATAACCCCCTTGAAGTTATAGCAGCTGGCTCCAATGTTATGTCAGGGCGGCACGTGTTCAATTTCCCACAAGTTTATGGTGAGCTGGCAAAAGCCGGTGCCGTGCAGTGGGTTAATAATGCCGGAGAAATTAAACAAGCTGTGGAGTTGATGCAGCAGACAGCTGTCATGAAAGCGCAACATGAAGCTGCTAAAAGCGTTTTACAAACGCACCAGGGTGCTACGTTAAGAGTATTAAAGCGGGCACTGGAATATACTCTGACAGGAAGCGGTATGATAAAAACAGAGCAGAGTCCCCAAGGGCTTATTCGCTACGACAGCGATATTTTTGAAACGATAGAAGACAAGCATTTTACAGCCCAGTATTGGCAGCAGCAGAAGTCGATTGCAGGAAACTCAACGGGACGCGCAACAGTCTGGTTTATTCAGCAAGGCGATTTGGGACTTTTACTGCGGCATTACTATCGTGGTGGTTTAGTTGGTAAAATTAATAAAGATCGTTTTTTACGTGAGCCGGCGGAAAAAAGCCGGGCAATTCATGAATTTGATTTGCTGCTAAAGCTGCGGGAAATTGGTTTGCCCGTTCCGCGTCCGGTAGCCGCTCGTATGGAAAAAACAGCAGTTTTTAGTTACAAAGCAGACATATTGGTGGAAGTTATTCCGGGGGCTGTCGATGTTTTTCGCTTACTGCGTGAAAAGAAACTATCCGCGGAGCTATGGCAAAAGTTGGGAAGCGTCATTAAAGAATTGCATGATACCGGTGTCTACCATTCAGATTTAAATTGTCACAACCTTATGCTGGATGACAAAGACAAAGCCTGGATTGTCGATTTTGACAAGTGCGACTTCCGTGAAAACGGTGACTGGAAAGAAGCTAATATCCAACGGCTACTGCGCTCTTTACGCAAAGAAAAAGAGAAGAATGAAACCTTCTATTGGAAGGAGTCCCGTGACTGGCCAGAACTATTAACAGGCTATCGTCGTTAA